A window of Rhododendron vialii isolate Sample 1 chromosome 13a, ASM3025357v1 contains these coding sequences:
- the LOC131313111 gene encoding G-type lectin S-receptor-like serine/threonine-protein kinase RKS1, with the protein MSHDTKILCSIFLILLQYQFQFCTPTDTINTTQSLKDGDLLSFSNQIFALGFFTPGKSTNRYLGIWYSKVSEQTFVWVANRGDPINDTSGSFSFDVTGNLVVTGPDRSNLVWSTNVSDLTVAKNSSAQLLDSGNLVVLDSKGVVVWQSFDYPTDTLLSNLRFGVNRKTGLNRFLTPWKSGDDPGLGEYSLKMDLNGSPQLFLYKVSGLVWRAGGFMDRARVERYTRDDN; encoded by the coding sequence ATGTCTCATGATACTAAGATCCTCTGTTCCATTTTCCTAATCCTCCTTCAATACCAATTCCAATTTTGCACCCCCACTGACACCATAAACACCACACAGTCCCTGAAAGATGGTGACTTGCTCAGCTTCAGCAATCAAATCTTTGCCCTGGGGTTCTTTACCCCCGGAAAATCGACAAACCGGTACCTCGGAATATGGTACAGCAAGGTTTCCGAGCAGACCTTTGTCTGGGTCGCCAACAGGGGCGACCCAATCAACGACACATCCGGTTCCTTCTCATTTGACGTCACAGGAAACCTCGTCGTAACTGGTCCAGACCGGAGCAATCTAGTCTGGTCCACAAATGTTTCAGATCTGACGGTGGCGAAAAACTCCTCGGCTCAGCTACTGGATTCAGGAAATTTGGTGGTGCTTGATAGCAAAGGGGTAGTTGTGTGGCAGAGCTTTGATTATCCTACGGATACTTTGCTTTCCAACTTGAGATTCGGTGTGAACCGGAAAACCGGTCTCAACCGGTTCCTGACACCTTGGAAGTCGGGCGATGACCCGGGACTTGGGGAGTACTCTCTCAAAATGGACCTTAACGGGTCTCCTCAATTGTTTCTGTACAAGGTTTCGGGTCTGGTTTGGCGGGCGGGCGGGTTCATGGATAGGGCGCGGGTGGAGCGGTATACCCGAGATGACAACTAA